A genomic window from Helicobacter pylori includes:
- a CDS encoding AAA family ATPase, which translates to MQDFNNAQINNAQITRLRVFQNAVFEKLDLEFKDGLSAISGASGVGKSVLIASLLGAFGLKESNALNIEVELIAPFLDTEEYGIFREDHHEPLVISVIKKEKTRYFLNQTSLSKNTLKALLKGLIKRLSNDRFSQNELNEILMLSLLDGYIQNENIAFSPLLDALEKKFTYLERLEKEMRSLEDKKRFQKDLEERLNFEKMKLERLDLEEGEYERLLEQKKLLSSKEKLNDKIALALDVLENTHKITHALESVGHSAEFLKSALMEASALLEKEQAKLEECERLDIEKVLEKLGIISGIIKDYGSITHAKERLNHIKNELHNLEEIDNHCETHHKEIERLKAECLKLCEEISVFRKEHLAGFNALLSAKAKDLLLKSPSLVLEEAPMNSKGAQKLILNLQNSQLETLSSGEYSRLRLAFMLLEMEFLKDFKGVLVLDEMDSNLSGEESLAVSKALETLSSHSQIFAISHQVHIPAVAKNHILIFKENHKSLAKTLNNEERVLEIARMIGGSENIESAISFAKEKLKAQE; encoded by the coding sequence ATGCAAGATTTCAATAACGCTCAAATCAATAACGCTCAAATCACGCGCTTAAGAGTGTTTCAAAACGCTGTCTTTGAAAAGCTAGACTTGGAATTTAAAGACGGCTTGAGCGCGATTAGTGGGGCTAGCGGCGTGGGGAAAAGCGTTCTTATTGCAAGCCTTTTAGGGGCGTTTGGGCTTAAAGAAAGCAACGCTTTAAACATTGAAGTGGAATTGATCGCTCCTTTTTTAGACACTGAAGAATACGGCATTTTTAGAGAAGATCACCATGAGCCTTTAGTCATTAGCGTGATCAAAAAAGAAAAAACGCGCTATTTTTTAAACCAAACAAGCCTGTCTAAAAACACGCTTAAAGCGTTATTAAAGGGGCTTATTAAACGCTTGTCTAACGATAGATTCAGCCAGAATGAACTCAATGAGATTTTAATGCTCTCCTTACTGGATGGCTATATTCAAAATGAAAATATTGCGTTTAGCCCCCTTTTGGATGCGCTTGAAAAGAAGTTTACCTATTTAGAAAGACTAGAAAAAGAAATGCGATCATTAGAAGATAAAAAGCGTTTTCAAAAGGATTTAGAAGAGCGTTTGAATTTTGAAAAAATGAAATTAGAGAGGCTAGATTTAGAAGAAGGCGAATACGAACGCCTTTTAGAGCAGAAAAAATTACTCTCCAGCAAGGAAAAATTGAACGATAAAATCGCTCTCGCTTTAGATGTGCTAGAAAATACCCATAAAATCACGCATGCTTTAGAGAGTGTGGGGCATAGCGCTGAATTTTTAAAAAGCGCTTTAATGGAAGCGAGCGCTCTGTTAGAAAAAGAGCAGGCTAAATTAGAAGAGTGCGAGCGTTTGGATATTGAAAAGGTGTTAGAAAAATTGGGCATCATTAGCGGGATTATTAAGGATTATGGGAGTATTACGCATGCTAAAGAGCGTTTGAACCATATTAAAAACGAGCTTCACAATTTAGAAGAAATTGACAACCATTGCGAAACCCACCACAAAGAAATAGAACGATTAAAAGCCGAATGTTTGAAATTATGCGAAGAAATAAGCGTTTTTAGGAAAGAGCATTTAGCCGGGTTTAACGCTCTTTTAAGCGCTAAAGCGAAAGATTTGCTTTTAAAAAGCCCTAGTTTGGTTTTAGAAGAAGCCCCCATGAATAGTAAAGGCGCTCAAAAACTCATTTTGAATTTGCAAAATTCCCAATTAGAGACTTTAAGCTCTGGAGAATACAGCCGTTTGAGGTTGGCGTTCATGCTTTTAGAAATGGAGTTTTTAAAGGATTTTAAGGGCGTGTTGGTGTTAGATGAAATGGATTCTAACTTGAGCGGTGAAGAGAGTTTAGCGGTTTCTAAAGCCCTTGAAACTTTGAGCAGCCATTCGCAAATCTTTGCCATTTCGCACCAAGTCCATATCCCAGCCGTCGCTAAAAATCATATTCTTATTTTCAAAGAAAACCACAAAAGCCTTGCAAAAACCCTTAACAACGAAGAAAGGGTGTTAGAGATCGCACGCATGATAGGGGGGAGCGAAAACATAGAGAGCGCGATTTCTTTCGCTAAAGAAAAATTAAAGGCGCAAGAATGA
- a CDS encoding NAD(+)/NADH kinase has translation MFQALSYNIRMKDSHQTIGVFVRPTHHQNPLFSELTQAKEWVLKLLNDEGFESFMVDDSGLKNERLIKKAYAFLCLGGDGTILGALRMMHPCNKPCFGVRMGNLGYLTAIELSGLKDFLHDLKHNKIKLEEHLALEGRIGETSFYAINEIVITKKEALGVLDIKACAGHTPFNTYKGDGLIIATPLGSTAYNLSAHGPIVHALNQSYILTPLCDFSLTQRPLVLGAEFCLSFCANKDALVIIDGQATYDLKAKQKLYIQKSPTTTKLLQKNSRDYFKVLKEKLLWGESPSKKS, from the coding sequence TTGTTTCAAGCTTTAAGCTACAATATACGCATGAAAGATTCACACCAAACTATCGGCGTGTTTGTGCGGCCCACCCACCACCAAAACCCCCTTTTTAGCGAGCTGACACAAGCTAAAGAATGGGTTTTAAAGCTTTTAAACGATGAAGGGTTTGAAAGCTTTATGGTTGATGATAGCGGGTTAAAAAATGAGCGCTTGATAAAAAAAGCTTATGCGTTTTTGTGTTTAGGAGGCGATGGCACGATTTTAGGGGCTTTAAGAATGATGCATCCTTGCAATAAGCCATGTTTTGGGGTGAGAATGGGGAATTTAGGGTATTTGACCGCTATTGAACTGAGCGGCTTGAAAGATTTTTTACACGATCTCAAGCATAATAAAATCAAATTAGAAGAGCATTTGGCTTTAGAGGGGCGTATTGGAGAAACCTCTTTTTATGCGATCAATGAAATCGTGATCACCAAAAAAGAAGCTTTAGGGGTTTTAGACATCAAAGCGTGCGCGGGCCATACGCCTTTTAACACCTATAAAGGCGATGGGCTTATCATTGCCACGCCCCTAGGCTCAACCGCTTACAATTTGAGCGCTCATGGACCTATTGTGCATGCCTTGAATCAAAGCTATATTTTAACGCCTTTGTGCGATTTTTCTTTAACGCAACGCCCTTTAGTGCTAGGGGCGGAATTTTGCTTGAGTTTTTGCGCGAATAAAGACGCTCTTGTCATCATTGATGGGCAAGCCACTTATGATTTGAAAGCCAAGCAAAAACTATACATTCAAAAAAGCCCCACGACCACCAAACTCTTGCAAAAAAACTCAAGGGATTATTTTAAAGTGCTTAAAGAAAAGCTGCTATGGGGGGAAAGCCCTAGCAAAAAAAGCTAA
- a CDS encoding NFACT family protein, whose amino-acid sequence MKFFLLKKFSEFLNAQTNFTLKRLNASSFLLETFSKEKHAFIVDLSVPYIGLSQKPLEGVLKNTLALDFCLNKFTKNAKILQANIIDNDRILEITGAKDLAYKSETFILRLELIPKKANLMILDQEKCVIEAFRFNDRVAKNDILGALPPNTYEHQEKDLDFKDLLEILEKDFLFYQHKELEHKKNQIIKRLNAQKERLKEKLDNLENPKNLQLEAKELQTQASLLLTYQHLINKHESCVILKDFEDKECAIEIDKSMPLNAFINKKFTLSKKKKQKSQFLYLEEENLKEKIAFKESQIHYIKGAAEESVLEMFMPVKNSKIKRPMNGYEVLYYKDFKIGLGKNQKENIKLLQDARANDLWMHVRDIPGSHLIVFCQKNAPKDEVIMELAKMLIKMQKDVFNSYEIDYTQRKFVKIVKGAHVIYSKYRTISLKDT is encoded by the coding sequence ATGAAATTTTTCCTTTTAAAGAAATTCAGCGAATTTTTAAACGCTCAAACAAATTTCACCCTGAAGCGCTTGAATGCATCTAGTTTTTTATTAGAAACTTTTTCTAAAGAAAAACACGCCTTTATTGTGGATTTGAGCGTGCCTTATATTGGTTTGTCTCAAAAACCCCTAGAGGGCGTTTTAAAAAACACGCTGGCGCTAGATTTTTGTTTGAATAAATTCACTAAAAACGCCAAAATTTTACAAGCCAATATCATTGATAACGATCGGATTTTAGAAATCACAGGCGCTAAAGATCTAGCTTATAAGAGCGAGACTTTTATTTTACGCTTAGAGCTTATCCCTAAAAAAGCTAATCTCATGATTTTAGATCAAGAAAAATGCGTGATAGAGGCCTTTCGTTTCAATGACAGGGTCGCTAAAAACGATATTTTAGGGGCATTGCCCCCTAATACTTACGAACATCAAGAAAAGGATTTGGATTTTAAGGATTTGTTAGAAATCTTAGAAAAAGATTTTTTATTTTATCAGCATAAAGAATTAGAACACAAAAAAAATCAAATCATCAAACGCTTAAACGCCCAAAAAGAACGCTTGAAAGAAAAATTAGACAACTTAGAAAACCCTAAAAACTTGCAACTAGAAGCGAAAGAATTGCAAACTCAAGCCTCTTTATTGCTCACTTATCAGCATTTAATTAACAAGCATGAAAGTTGCGTGATCTTAAAAGATTTTGAAGATAAAGAATGCGCAATTGAAATTGATAAGAGCATGCCCTTAAACGCTTTCATCAACAAAAAATTCACCCTTAGCAAGAAAAAGAAACAAAAATCGCAATTCTTGTATTTAGAAGAAGAAAACCTAAAAGAAAAAATCGCTTTTAAAGAAAGTCAAATCCATTACATTAAAGGGGCGGCAGAAGAAAGCGTTTTAGAAATGTTTATGCCGGTAAAAAATTCCAAAATCAAACGCCCTATGAACGGGTATGAAGTGCTGTATTATAAGGATTTTAAAATCGGTTTAGGGAAAAACCAAAAAGAAAATATCAAGCTTTTGCAAGACGCAAGGGCGAATGATTTATGGATGCATGTGAGAGACATTCCTGGATCGCATCTGATCGTTTTTTGCCAAAAGAACGCGCCCAAAGATGAGGTCATCATGGAGTTAGCCAAAATGTTGATTAAAATGCAAAAAGATGTGTTTAATAGTTACGAAATTGACTACACGCAACGAAAATTTGTCAAAATTGTCAAAGGAGCTCATGTTATTTACTCAAAATACCGAACTATTAGTCTAAAGGACACTTAA
- a CDS encoding alanine dehydrogenase, whose protein sequence is MDIGLVKESMDLESRVALVPDDVALLTQKGVGVLVEDNAGANSGYSNEAYESVGAKIVDSKTAWGQDLVVKCKEPLEHEYPLLKEKATLFSYLDLAYQKSLCEMFIDKKITSICTETIAGPKNDYPILVPMSVVAGRLAAHLVQHYLLALEHVKGFMGKGVMLGGLSGAQRAKIIVIGGGVVGMESAKVLSQMGAKVTILELDYAKLQNHPYYHLYDLEVLSVNEANITHALKGAVGLVGAVLVTASQTPKVVLRRHLKHMQKQGVVIDVACDLGGCIETIHQTSHSNPVYVEEDLLHYGVPNMPGIVAKTSSMAYSHASVPYLLYYLEHGLKGFLKANTKIVANTLGGLSAYNGYITQEGIAKAFGVAFKSPSDILKEL, encoded by the coding sequence ATGGATATTGGGCTAGTCAAAGAGAGCATGGATTTAGAATCACGAGTGGCTTTGGTGCCTGATGATGTGGCGTTACTCACTCAAAAGGGCGTTGGGGTTTTAGTGGAAGATAACGCCGGCGCTAATAGCGGCTATAGTAATGAAGCGTATGAAAGCGTGGGGGCTAAAATCGTGGATTCTAAAACAGCGTGGGGGCAGGATTTGGTGGTCAAATGCAAAGAGCCTTTAGAGCATGAATACCCTTTGTTGAAAGAAAAAGCGACTCTGTTTAGCTACTTGGATTTAGCGTATCAAAAAAGCTTGTGCGAAATGTTTATAGATAAAAAAATCACTTCTATTTGCACCGAAACCATTGCCGGGCCTAAAAACGACTACCCTATTTTAGTGCCTATGAGCGTGGTGGCTGGGAGGTTGGCCGCGCATTTAGTCCAACACTATTTATTGGCTTTAGAGCATGTTAAGGGGTTTATGGGTAAGGGGGTCATGCTAGGGGGTTTGTCGGGGGCGCAAAGGGCTAAAATCATCGTAATTGGAGGCGGTGTGGTTGGCATGGAGAGCGCGAAAGTCTTAAGCCAAATGGGGGCTAAAGTAACGATTTTGGAATTAGACTACGCCAAATTGCAAAACCACCCCTATTATCATTTGTATGATTTGGAAGTTTTGAGCGTGAATGAAGCCAATATTACCCACGCTTTAAAGGGGGCGGTGGGGCTAGTGGGTGCGGTGCTAGTTACAGCGAGCCAAACCCCTAAAGTGGTTTTAAGAAGGCATTTGAAGCATATGCAAAAACAAGGGGTGGTCATTGATGTGGCTTGCGATTTAGGGGGTTGCATAGAGACCATACACCAGACAAGCCATTCTAACCCGGTGTATGTGGAAGAAGATTTGTTGCATTATGGCGTGCCGAACATGCCAGGGATTGTCGCTAAAACAAGCTCTATGGCTTATAGTCATGCGAGCGTGCCGTATTTATTGTATTATTTAGAGCATGGCTTGAAGGGCTTTTTAAAAGCTAACACTAAAATCGTGGCGAACACGCTTGGAGGCTTGAGCGCTTATAACGGCTATATCACCCAAGAAGGCATCGCTAAGGCTTTTGGCGTGGCGTTCAAATCGCCTTCAGACATTTTAAAGGAGCTTTGA
- a CDS encoding NAD(P)-dependent alcohol dehydrogenase, with the protein MGNTCNCNSQRVPFKGFAIDSKDGKFHEWEHSRHAMGEYDVVIDTHFSGICHTDIHFAHSDWLPGIYPMVPGHEIAGVVSAVGSKVTKFKVGDHAGVGCMVNSCGECHACKHEHQEQWCENNKTVYTYSWEDSFHNNEPTYGGYSNNIVVSENFAISIPKEAPLDKAAPLLCAGITVYSPLKFSKVTKGSKVGIAGFGGLGHMALKYAVAMGAQVSVFARNDKKKQMAQKLGATSFYTSVGECKEKFDLIISSIPTQYDLLAYTKLLKYGGEVAIVGIPPKDPQRNLDFGDLVLFSGNHKVYGSWIGGVKETQEMMDFSVKHGIYPEIELVTGQEIDATWDKLLNGQGNFRYVIDMKKSMENFKK; encoded by the coding sequence ATGGGCAATACTTGCAATTGCAACAGCCAACGAGTGCCTTTTAAAGGTTTTGCGATAGACAGCAAAGACGGGAAGTTCCATGAATGGGAGCATAGCCGCCATGCCATGGGTGAATACGATGTTGTCATTGACACCCATTTTTCAGGAATTTGTCATACAGACATTCACTTCGCTCATAGCGATTGGTTGCCTGGAATTTATCCTATGGTGCCTGGGCATGAGATTGCTGGGGTGGTGAGCGCGGTTGGCTCTAAAGTAACGAAGTTCAAAGTAGGCGATCATGCTGGAGTGGGTTGCATGGTAAATTCTTGCGGCGAGTGTCATGCTTGTAAGCATGAACACCAAGAACAATGGTGTGAAAACAACAAAACCGTTTATACTTACAGCTGGGAAGATTCTTTCCACAACAATGAGCCTACTTATGGCGGGTATTCTAACAATATCGTGGTGAGCGAAAACTTTGCGATTTCCATCCCTAAAGAAGCCCCATTAGATAAAGCAGCCCCCTTGCTTTGCGCGGGCATTACCGTGTATTCGCCTTTGAAGTTTTCTAAAGTTACTAAAGGCTCTAAAGTGGGCATCGCTGGTTTTGGCGGGTTGGGGCATATGGCTTTAAAATACGCCGTGGCTATGGGAGCGCAAGTGAGCGTGTTTGCAAGGAATGACAAGAAAAAGCAAATGGCTCAAAAACTGGGCGCGACCAGCTTTTATACAAGCGTAGGAGAATGCAAAGAAAAATTTGATCTAATCATTTCTAGCATTCCCACGCAATATGATTTGCTCGCTTACACGAAATTATTGAAATATGGCGGTGAAGTAGCGATTGTGGGTATCCCCCCAAAAGATCCGCAAAGGAATTTGGATTTTGGCGATTTGGTGCTGTTTTCAGGCAATCATAAGGTTTATGGCTCTTGGATTGGGGGCGTGAAAGAAACCCAAGAAATGATGGATTTTTCTGTCAAACATGGCATTTACCCTGAAATTGAGCTGGTTACCGGTCAAGAAATTGATGCGACTTGGGACAAACTCTTAAACGGGCAAGGGAATTTCCGCTACGTGATTGATATGAAAAAATCCATGGAAAATTTTAAGAAATAA
- a CDS encoding DUF262 domain-containing protein produces MAKIDSNDLSLRNILKDELYYQIPIYQRPYQWTEENCEKLLDDLFFNYEDDRESDYFCGSLVLITISEDSKAKTYDIVDGQQRLSTFILLAKVLLALYSERLTEESKDYLQESLITKYGKKDRLNFNAVGFNSKKDFQYALTSFNDAPISNNKNNYLKNAIFLKNYLRKKEIEDINDFIEWLYFKVVFITITCPDADKALRIFNVLNARGLPLNATDIFKGELLKHAKENEQEEFVSRWNDLSQKCSDNDLTIETLFSWYLTYLNPVTSKEKTDKRLVTWFNKLNKPPLEYLKGVEDFYNAYCKVLEMQDRYAYLLSYKDDDSWRVILCTSLLHHYGDQDIEALKGLLVKFYYQDWVAGRTKPQINQTCCNIIKALKEKKSMDHITSIVEKYLDDYNVLQRFKENLEDNNLYKKLYNKRLSCLKPILILVNYFMSDNANPAYIKMDKDLHVERILPENPDPSSQWVKDFSEEERGLYTHSLANLTLLGGKKNTKALSQVLNQDFKEKKEIYMGKTITLDNKKTFKVMTCYNMTKDIALHYTEWTPKSLEERKKELIQIIESVLTL; encoded by the coding sequence ATGGCAAAAATTGACAGCAACGATCTCAGCTTAAGAAATATTTTAAAAGATGAACTCTATTACCAAATCCCTATCTACCAACGCCCTTATCAATGGACAGAAGAGAACTGCGAAAAGCTTTTAGACGATTTGTTTTTCAATTATGAAGATGATAGAGAAAGCGATTATTTTTGCGGCTCATTGGTTTTAATTACAATCAGCGAAGATTCTAAAGCCAAAACCTATGATATTGTAGATGGCCAACAACGCTTAAGCACTTTTATTTTGCTTGCAAAAGTTTTACTCGCTCTTTATTCTGAGCGTTTAACTGAAGAAAGCAAAGACTATTTGCAAGAGAGCTTGATTACTAAGTATGGAAAAAAAGATCGGTTGAATTTTAACGCCGTAGGGTTTAATTCTAAAAAAGATTTTCAATACGCCTTAACTTCTTTCAATGACGCCCCAATAAGTAACAACAAAAACAACTACTTAAAAAATGCAATTTTCTTAAAAAACTATCTTAGAAAAAAAGAAATTGAAGACATTAACGATTTTATTGAGTGGCTTTATTTTAAGGTCGTCTTTATCACCATCACTTGCCCTGATGCAGACAAGGCGTTAAGGATTTTTAATGTTTTAAACGCTAGGGGTTTGCCTTTGAATGCGACCGATATTTTTAAGGGAGAGTTGTTAAAACACGCTAAAGAAAATGAGCAAGAAGAGTTTGTGTCTCGTTGGAATGATTTAAGCCAAAAATGCTCGGATAATGATTTAACCATAGAAACCTTATTCAGCTGGTATTTAACCTATCTCAATCCGGTAACTTCTAAAGAAAAAACGGATAAAAGGCTCGTTACTTGGTTTAACAAGCTTAACAAACCCCCTTTAGAATACCTTAAGGGCGTAGAGGATTTTTACAACGCTTATTGTAAGGTATTAGAAATGCAAGACAGATACGCCTACTTGCTTTCTTACAAAGATGATGATTCTTGGCGTGTTATTTTGTGCACTAGTTTGTTGCACCATTATGGCGATCAAGACATAGAGGCTTTAAAGGGATTGTTAGTCAAGTTTTATTATCAAGATTGGGTTGCAGGGCGGACAAAACCTCAAATTAACCAAACTTGTTGCAACATCATTAAGGCCTTGAAAGAAAAGAAGAGCATGGATCACATCACTTCTATTGTGGAAAAATATTTAGATGACTATAATGTATTACAACGCTTTAAGGAAAACCTAGAAGATAACAACTTGTATAAAAAACTCTACAATAAAAGACTTTCATGTCTCAAACCCATTCTCATTTTAGTCAATTACTTCATGAGCGATAACGCCAACCCCGCTTATATTAAAATGGATAAGGATTTGCATGTTGAACGCATCTTGCCAGAAAACCCTGATCCTTCAAGCCAGTGGGTGAAAGACTTTAGCGAAGAAGAAAGAGGATTATACACGCACTCTTTAGCCAATCTCACGCTTTTAGGGGGCAAGAAAAACACCAAAGCTTTAAGCCAAGTTTTAAACCAAGATTTCAAAGAGAAAAAGGAAATCTATATGGGGAAAACCATCACGCTAGACAATAAGAAAACTTTTAAGGTGATGACTTGTTATAATATGACCAAAGACATTGCACTCCACTACACAGAATGGACGCCCAAAAGCCTAGAAGAAAGAAAAAAAGAGCTGATTCAAATCATTGAGAGCGTTCTAACGCTCTAG
- a CDS encoding outer membrane protein → MKKFFSKTLLAFIISMNAVSAMDGNGVFLGAGYLQGEAQMHADINSQKQATNATIKGFDALLGYQFFFEKHFGLRLYGFFDYAHANSIKLKNPNYNSEAAQIAGQILGKQEINRLTNIADPKTFEPNMLTYGGAIDLMVNVINNGIMSLGAFGGVQLAGNSWLMATPSFEGILVEQALVSKKATSFQFLFNVGARLRILKHSSIEAGVKFPMLKKNPYITAKNLDIGFRRVYSWYVNYVFTF, encoded by the coding sequence ATGAAAAAATTTTTTTCTAAAACTTTATTAGCCTTTATTATCTCTATGAATGCGGTATCAGCAATGGATGGTAATGGCGTTTTTTTAGGGGCGGGTTATTTGCAAGGGGAAGCCCAAATGCATGCGGATATTAATTCTCAAAAACAAGCCACTAACGCTACCATCAAAGGCTTTGATGCACTCTTAGGGTATCAATTTTTCTTTGAAAAACACTTTGGCTTGCGCCTTTATGGGTTTTTTGACTACGCCCATGCCAATTCTATTAAGCTTAAAAACCCTAACTACAACAGCGAAGCAGCGCAAATAGCGGGTCAAATTCTTGGGAAGCAAGAAATCAATCGTTTAACGAACATTGCCGATCCCAAAACCTTTGAGCCCAACATGCTCACTTATGGGGGGGCTATAGATTTGATGGTTAATGTCATTAATAACGGCATCATGAGTTTGGGGGCGTTTGGTGGGGTGCAATTGGCCGGCAATTCATGGCTTATGGCGACGCCCAGTTTTGAGGGCATTTTAGTGGAGCAAGCTCTGGTGAGCAAAAAAGCCACTTCGTTCCAGTTTTTATTCAATGTGGGGGCTCGTTTGAGGATCTTAAAACATTCTAGCATTGAAGCGGGCGTGAAATTCCCCATGTTAAAGAAAAACCCTTACATTACTGCAAAAAATTTGGATATAGGGTTTAGGCGCGTGTATTCGTGGTATGTGAATTATGTGTTCACTTTCTAG
- the rocF gene encoding arginase has protein sequence MILVGLEAELGASKKGTDTGVRRLREALSLKYNDLVENMQMIIQERCVLYKEFRYAKNFEDYYVFCKENLIPCMQEVFEKKDFPLILSSEHANMFGIFQAFRSVHKDKKIGILYLDAHADIHTAYDSDSKHIHGMPLGMVLNRVRSGFNHMNESEEKAWQKLCSLGLEKGGLEVDPKCLVYFGVRSVEQSEKDVIKELEIPLFSVDTIRENIQEVVKKTKELLKAVDIIYLSLDLDIMDGKLFTSTGVRENHGLSFDELRQLLGMLLESFKDKLGAVEVTEYNPTVSVKHASEEEKQVLEILDLIINRCKIKDKKRSFSINR, from the coding sequence ATGATTTTAGTAGGATTAGAAGCGGAGTTAGGAGCGTCAAAAAAAGGCACCGATACAGGCGTTAGGCGTTTGAGAGAGGCTTTAAGCCTAAAATATAATGATTTAGTGGAAAACATGCAAATGATCATTCAAGAGCGTTGCGTGCTTTATAAAGAATTTAGATACGCTAAAAATTTTGAAGACTATTATGTGTTTTGCAAAGAAAATCTGATCCCTTGCATGCAAGAAGTGTTTGAAAAAAAAGATTTTCCTCTAATCTTAAGCTCAGAGCATGCGAACATGTTTGGGATTTTCCAAGCGTTTAGGAGCGTTCATAAAGACAAAAAAATAGGGATTTTGTATTTGGACGCGCATGCGGATATTCACACGGCTTATGACAGCGATTCAAAACACATTCATGGCATGCCTTTAGGCATGGTTTTAAATCGTGTCCGTAGCGGGTTTAACCACATGAATGAAAGCGAAGAAAAGGCATGGCAAAAGCTTTGCTCTTTAGGGTTAGAAAAGGGGGGCTTAGAGGTTGATCCTAAATGTTTGGTGTATTTTGGGGTAAGAAGCGTTGAACAAAGCGAAAAAGATGTGATTAAAGAATTAGAAATCCCTTTATTCAGCGTGGATACGATAAGAGAAAACATACAAGAAGTGGTAAAAAAAACCAAAGAGTTATTGAAAGCGGTGGATATTATTTATCTTAGTTTGGATTTGGACATTATGGATGGCAAGCTTTTCACTTCTACCGGCGTGCGTGAAAACCATGGGTTAAGTTTTGATGAGTTAAGACAATTACTGGGCATGCTTTTAGAAAGCTTTAAAGACAAATTAGGAGCGGTTGAGGTTACCGAATACAACCCTACGGTGAGCGTGAAACACGCTAGTGAAGAAGAAAAACAGGTTTTAGAAATACTGGATCTCATCATCAATCGCTGTAAAATTAAAGATAAAAAGCGATCTTTCAGCATTAATCGCTGA
- the hcpG gene encoding Sel1-like repeat protein HcpG, giving the protein MLRGVKQAAFRVLGLGALCLGGLMAEPNTKEFILSGITIYADKNFTRAKEYFEKACKSNDADGCVILGEAYSKAIASENARESIEKALEHTTTAKACKSNDAEKCKDLAEFYFNANDLKNALEYYSKACKLNNVEGCMLSATFYNDMIKGLKKDKKDLEYYSKACELNYGDGCAILGDIYHNGEGVTQNFKKAFKYYSKACELNNGEGCSKLGGDYFFGESVTQDLKKAFGYYSKACELNDALTCTLVGEFYRDGEGVTKDLKKAFEYSAKACELNDAKGCYALAAFYNEGKGVAKDEKQTTENLKKSCELGLKEACDILKEQKQ; this is encoded by the coding sequence ATGTTAAGGGGTGTCAAACAAGCGGCTTTTAGGGTTTTAGGTTTGGGGGCGTTGTGTTTAGGGGGGTTAATGGCAGAGCCAAACACTAAAGAGTTTATCCTTTCAGGTATCACTATTTATGCGGATAAAAATTTCACTAGAGCTAAGGAATACTTTGAAAAAGCTTGTAAATCCAACGATGCTGATGGTTGCGTGATCTTAGGAGAGGCTTATTCTAAAGCCATAGCGAGTGAAAATGCAAGAGAAAGTATTGAAAAAGCTCTTGAACACACGACCACTGCTAAAGCTTGCAAATCCAACGACGCTGAAAAATGCAAGGACTTAGCGGAGTTTTATTTTAATGCAAACGATCTTAAAAATGCTTTAGAATATTACTCTAAAGCTTGTAAGTTAAATAATGTTGAAGGGTGTATGCTGTCAGCAACCTTTTATAACGACATGATAAAGGGTTTGAAAAAAGATAAAAAAGATTTAGAATATTACTCTAAAGCTTGCGAATTAAACTATGGCGATGGCTGTGCAATTTTAGGGGATATTTATCATAATGGTGAAGGCGTAACACAAAATTTTAAAAAAGCTTTCAAATATTACTCTAAAGCTTGCGAATTAAATAATGGTGAAGGGTGTTCTAAATTAGGAGGGGATTATTTTTTTGGTGAAAGCGTAACGCAAGATCTTAAAAAGGCTTTTGGATATTACTCTAAGGCTTGCGAATTGAACGATGCTCTGACATGCACGCTTGTAGGAGAGTTTTATCGTGATGGTGAAGGCGTAACAAAGGATCTTAAAAAAGCTTTTGAATATTCTGCTAAGGCTTGCGAATTGAACGATGCTAAAGGGTGTTACGCTCTAGCGGCGTTTTATAATGAGGGTAAAGGCGTAGCAAAAGATGAAAAACAAACGACAGAAAACCTTAAAAAGAGTTGCGAGTTAGGATTAAAAGAAGCATGCGATATTCTCAAAGAACAAAAACAATAA